A region of the Sodalis ligni genome:
GGCAGCCTGTTTTATGATTTTTTTGGTGCCAATACCCTGAAATCCGATGTCTCCATCTCGGTAACGGAACTAGGATCCTTACTTGATCATTCCGGGCCGCATCTGGAGGCGGAGGAGTTTATCACCCGGGTATTTGGCGCCGAGCAGAGTTATATGGTGACCAACGGCACCTCCACCGCCAATAAAATGGTGGGTATGTATGCCGCGCCGGCGGGAGGGACGGTGCTGATCGATCGTAATTGCCATAAGTCCCTGACCCATTTGCTGATGATGAGCGACGTGGTACCCATCTACCTGTGTCCGATTCGCAACGCCTACGGTATTCTGGGGGGCATCCCGAAAAGCCAGTTCCAGCGGGAGAGCATCGCCGCGAAGGTAGCGGATACCCCCCGTGCCAGCTGGCCGGTGTATGCGGCTATCACCAACTCCACCTATGACGGCTTGCTTTATAACACCCGCTATATCAAAGAAACCCTGGATGTGCCGGCGATCCACTTCGATTCCGCCTGGGTGCCCTATACCCATTTTCACCCTATCTACCAGGGCAAAAGCGGTATGAGCGGCGAACGCACTCCTGGCAAAGTCATCTTCGAAACACAGTCCACCCATAAGCTCCTGGCGGCGTTCTCTCAAGCATCACTGATTCATATTAAAGGTGATTATGACGAACGTACCTTCAACGAAGCCTATATGATGCACACAACTACCTCACCCAATTACGGGATTGTGGCGTCCATCGAGACGGCGGCGGCGATGGTACGCGGCAAATCGGGACGGCGGCTTATTTTGCGATCCATCGAGAGGGCGCTGCATTTTCGCAAAGAGGTACAGCGGCTGCGGGAGGAATCCGAAGGGTGGTTCTTCGATATCTGGCAGCCGGAAATTATCGATGAGGCGGTATGCTGGCCCATTGAACCCGGCGCCCCTTGGCATGGTTTCAAGGGTGCCGATGCAGATCATATGTATCTTGATCCCATTAAGGTCACGATACTGACGCCCGGCATGGATGAATCCGGCGCCATGGCCGATGAGGGCATACCGGCGGCGCTGGTGGCCAAGTTCCTGGACGAGCGCGGCGTGGTGGTGGAAAAAACCGGACCCTATAATTTATTGTTCCTGTTCAGCATCGGCATCGATAAAACCAAAGCCATGAGCCTGCTGCGGGGATTGACCGAATTCAAACGCTCCTTTGATCTCAATTTACGCATCAAAAATATGCTGCCGGACCTCTACGCGGAAGATCCGGATTTCTACCGCAACATGCGTATACAGGATTTGGCCCGCGGCATACACAGCCTTATCCGCCGGCATCGTCTGCCGCAGCTGATGCTTACCGCCTTCGATGTTTTGCCCGAAATGAAAATGACGCCTCATGACGCATTCCAGCAACAGGTACGCGGCAACGTTGAAACCGTGGAACTGCCGGCGTTAATCGGCCGGATTTCCGCCAATATGCTGCTGCCTTAT
Encoded here:
- a CDS encoding lysine decarboxylase LdcC gives rise to the protein MNIIAILSPEQVFYKHEPIRELDEALKAQGFQLVYPNGSEDLLKLIEQNPRICGVVFDWDQHSMDLCTEINELNEYLPLYAFINTQSSLDVSLNEMRMVLYFFEYGLGAADDISTRIRQYTDEYIDTIIPPFTKALFNYVKEGKYTFCTPGHMAGTAYQKSPVGSLFYDFFGANTLKSDVSISVTELGSLLDHSGPHLEAEEFITRVFGAEQSYMVTNGTSTANKMVGMYAAPAGGTVLIDRNCHKSLTHLLMMSDVVPIYLCPIRNAYGILGGIPKSQFQRESIAAKVADTPRASWPVYAAITNSTYDGLLYNTRYIKETLDVPAIHFDSAWVPYTHFHPIYQGKSGMSGERTPGKVIFETQSTHKLLAAFSQASLIHIKGDYDERTFNEAYMMHTTTSPNYGIVASIETAAAMVRGKSGRRLILRSIERALHFRKEVQRLREESEGWFFDIWQPEIIDEAVCWPIEPGAPWHGFKGADADHMYLDPIKVTILTPGMDESGAMADEGIPAALVAKFLDERGVVVEKTGPYNLLFLFSIGIDKTKAMSLLRGLTEFKRSFDLNLRIKNMLPDLYAEDPDFYRNMRIQDLARGIHSLIRRHRLPQLMLTAFDVLPEMKMTPHDAFQQQVRGNVETVELPALIGRISANMLLPYPPGVPVVMPGEMITEQSRGVLDFLIMLCSIGIQYPGFETDIHGAQLTEDGRYLVRVLKTDPAGGESPI